In the Solanum pennellii chromosome 5, SPENNV200 genome, one interval contains:
- the LOC107019907 gene encoding putative F-box protein PP2-B12 — protein MSAWLGARELSIEWADNPQHWAWNYIHNSSVEVAELLNVCWLDIRGKIDTSRLARKTSYSAYLVFRLTDNHRELERGIASVRFVKDKVEGTDEEGYTVFISKAKGHEGERGVFTYPRSDAWLEVKLGEFFNNFGEDGEVEMRLMENKNPNWKSGIIVKGIDIRPN, from the exons atg AGTGCGTGGTTAGGTGCAAGGGAGCTTTCAATTGAATGGGCTGACAATCCTCAACATTGGGCTTGGAATTACATTCACAACTCTAG TGTGGAAGTAGCTGAGCTTCTGAATGTTTGTTGGCTCGATATTCGAGGAAAGATAGACACAAGTAGACTTGCTCGAAAGACTAGTTATTCGGCATATTTGGTGTTTAGGCTAACAGATAATCATCGCGAACTTGAAAGGGGTATTGCATCAGTGAGGTTCGTGAAGGATAAAGTCGAGGGCACGGATGAAGAGGGCTACACCGTTTTCATCTCAAAGGCGAAGGGACATGAAGGAGAACGTGGCGTATTCACGTATCCGCGAAGCGATGCATGGTTGGAAGTAAAGCTAGGTgaatttttcaacaattttggaGAAGATGGTGAAGTTGAAATGAGGTTGATGGAGAACAAAAACCCTAATTGGAAATCTGGGATCATTGTTAAGGGCATTGATATTCGTCCAAATTAA
- the LOC107020337 gene encoding 26S proteasome non-ATPase regulatory subunit 1 homolog A: MATTVSSAGGLLAMLNESHPQLKLHALSNLNAFVDYFWPEISSSVALIESLYEDEEFAQRQLAALVASKVFYHLGEHNDSLSYALGAGPLFDVNEESDYVHTVLAKALDKYASHKTKAAESNDEAVKVDPRLEAIVERMLEKCIVDRKYQQAIGMAIECRRLDKVAEAIVRSDNVDATLAYCSNVSHNFVSRRVYRSEVLRLLVEVYEGTPSPNYLSMCQWLMFLDKPENVASILEKLLRSENKDDALLAFQIAFDLVENEHQAFLLNVRDRLSSPEVQPSEPAEPNTAQTGDATAAEDVQMAEENQPLIETRVDPQEAIYAERLGKIKGILSGETSIKLTLQFLYSHNKSDLLILKTIKQSVEMRNSVCHSATIYANAIMHAGTTVDTFLRENLDWLSRATNWAKFSATAGLGVIHCGHLQQGRSLMAPYLPQGAAGGGGSPYSEGGALYALGLIHANHGEGIKQFLRESLRSTNVEVIQHGACLGLGLAALGTADEDIYDDIKTVLYTDSAVAGEAAGIGMGLLMVGTASEKAGEMLAYAHETQHEKIIRGLALGIALTVYGREEEADTLIEQMTRDQDPILRYGGMYALAMAYRGTANNKAIRQLLHFAVSDVSDDVRRTAVLALGFVMYSEPEQMPRIVSLLSESYNPHVRYGAALAVGISCAGTGLSEAISLLEPLTSDVVDFVRQGALIAMAMVMVQISEASDSRVGAFRRQLEKIILDKHEDTMSKMGAILASGILDAGGRNVTIKLLSKSKHDKITAVVGLAVFSQFWYWYPLIYFVSLAFSPTALIGLNYDLKVPKFDFVSQAKPSLFEYPKPTTVATTSSAVKLPTAVLSTSVRAKARASKKEAEKANAEKASGASTSAATNSEKGKSTSKDGESMQVDTPAEKKNEPEPSFEILTNPARVVPTQEKYIKFLEESRYLPIKSSSSGFVLLKDLRPDEPEVLALTDTPSSTTSSTGGSAGQQNSTSAVAADEEPQPPQAFEYTS, from the exons ATGGCCACTACGGTGAGCTCTGCCGGTGGACTACTGGCTATGCTGAATGAAAGTCACCCACAATTGAAACTCCACGCGCTCTCTAATCTCAATGCATTTGTTGATTACTTCTGGCCGGAGATTTCCTCTTCAGTCGCTCTCAT AGAAAGCTTGTATGAGGATGAAGAGTTCGCCCAAAGACAACTAGCAGCTTTAGTTGCTTCGAAG GTTTTCTATCATTTGGGCGAACATAATGACTCATTATCCTATGCCCTTGGAGCTGGCCCTCTTTTTGATGTTAATGAGGAATCTGACTATGTTCATACTGTTCTTG CTAAAGCACTGGATAAATATGCAAGTCATAAGACTAAGGCCGCCGAGTCAAATGATGAAGCTGTAAAGGTTGATCCTAGGTTGGAGGCTATTGTTGAGAGAATGCTTGAGAA GTGTATAGTGGATCGAAAGTATCAACAAGCCATTGGCATGGCCATTGAATGCAGAAGGCTGGATAAGGTTGCTGAAGCAATTGTAAGAAGTGATAATGTAGATGCAACTCTAGCATATTGCAGTAATGTCTCCCATAACTTCGTCAGTCGCAGAGTATATCGAAGTGAG GTGCTTCGTCTTCTTGTTGAAGTGTATGAGGGGACACCGTCTCCAAACTATTTGAGCATGTGTCAGTGGCTTATGTTTTTGGACAAACCAGAGAATGTAGCAAGCATATTAGAGAAGCTTTTACGCTCAGAAAACAAGGATGATGCCCTACTGGCATTTCAAATAGCTTTTGACCTAGTAGAGAATGAGCACCAAGCTTTTCTTTTGAATGTGAGAGATCGACTCTCAAGTCCAGAAGTACAACCTTCAGAACCTGCTGAGCCTAATACTGCACAGACTGGAGATGCTACTGCTGCAGAGGATGTTCAGATGGCGGAGGAAAATCAACCTTTAATTGAAACAAGAGTAGATCCACAAGAAGCAATATACGCAGAGAGGCTGGGAAAAATCAAAGGGATTTTGTCTGGTGAAACTTCAATAAAGTTGACCTTGCAATTCTTGTACAGCCATAACAA GTCAGATCTCCTTATTCTCAAGACAATAAAGCAGTCTGTTGAGATGAGAAACAGTGTGTGTCACAGTGCAACAATATATGCAAATGCAATTATGCATGCTGGAACAACTGTAGATACATTCCTTAGGGAGAACTTA GACTGGCTAAGCCGAGCGACAAATTGGGCCAAATTTAGTGCAACAGCTGGATTAGGTGTTATTCACTGTGGCCACTTGCAGCAAGGGAGGTCACTTATGGCCCCTTACTTGCCGCAGGGTGCAGCCGGTGGAGGTGGTAGTCCATATTCGGAAGGTGGTGCATTGTATGCTCTTGGGTTGATTCATGCAAATCATGGGGAGGGCATCAAGCAATTTCTTCGTGAAAGTCTACGAAGTACCAATGTAGAG GTTATTCAGCATGGTGCTTGCTTAGGGCTTGGCTTGGCAGCTTTAGGAACCGCCGATGAAGACATTTATGACGACATCAAGACTGTCCTGTATACTGACAGTGCGGTTGCTGGAGAAGCTGCTGGTATTGGTATGGGCTTATTAATGGTTGGAACTGCAAGTGAGAAGGCAGGTGAGATGCTTGCTTATGCTCATGAGACTCAACACGAGAAGATAATCAG GGGCTTGGCATTGGGAATAGCCCTCACTGTGTatggaagagaagaagaagcCGATACACTGATCGAGCAGATGACCAGGGATCAAGATCCTATATTGCGTTATGGCGGCATGTATGCTCTGGCAATGGCGTACAGGGGAACAGCAAATAATAAGGCTATCCGTCAGTTGCTGCATTTTGCTGTGTCAGACGTGAGTGATGATGTCAGACGGACTGCAGTCTTGGCGCTTGGATTTGTTATGTATTCTGAACCAGAGCAG ATGCCTCGCATTGTCTCATTGTTATCTGAGTCGTACAATCCACACGTGCGCTATGGTGCGGCTTTGGCAGTTGGCATTTCATGTGCTGGTACTGGTCTGAGTGAGGCAATCTCATTGTTGGAGCCTTTGACATCAGATGTAGTTGATTTTGTACGTCAAGGTGCTCTCATTGCTATGGCCATGGTGATGGTCCAAATAAGTGAAGCTAGTGATTCCCGTGTTGGTGCATTTAG GCGGCAATTAGAGAAAATTATTCTTGATAAGCATGAAGATACCATGAGTAAGATGGGTGCTATCTTGGCCTCTGGAATTCTTGATGCCGGTGGAAGGAATGTGACAATAAAGCTACTTTCAAAGTCAAAACACGATAAAATTACTGCAGTTGTCGGGCTAGCTGTTTTTAGTCAGTTTTGGTATTGGTATCCTCTTATATATTTTGTTAGCTTGGCATTTTCACCCACGGCTCTCATTGGGCTAAACTATGACCTAAAAGTGCCCAAATTCGATTTCGTATCGCAAGCTAAGCCATCGCTATTTGAGTATCCTAAGCCTACTACTGTGGCCACGACTAGTTCTGCTGTCAAACTTCCTACAGCTGTTTTATCAACATCAGTGAGGGCCAAGGCCAGGGCAAGCAAGAAAGAGGCCGAGAAAGCTAATGCTGAGAAGGCATCTGGCGCGTCAACTTCTGCGGCCACTAATTCAGAGAAGGGCAAGTCGACTAGTAAGGATGGAGAGTCTATGCAG GTAGATACTCCTGCAGAGAAGAAGAATGAACCAGAGCCATCATTTGAGATTTTGACCAACCCAGCTAGGGTAGTTCCTACTCAGGAGAAGTACATCAAATTTTTGGAAGAAAGCAGATATTTGCCAATCAAATCATCGTCTTCTGGCTTTGTGCTTCTGAAAGATCTTCGTCCTGATGAACCCGAAGTATTGGCTCTTACTGATACACCCTCATCAACTACATCCAGTACTGGTGGTTCAGCTGGACAACAGAACTCAACCTCAGCAGTGGCTGCTGACGAGGAGCCTCAGCCACCACAGGCATTTGAATATACGTCATGA
- the LOC107018861 gene encoding transcription factor FAMA-like produces the protein MEKEENCQANTLPTSFQMAIIGESSSNNTNNQMVDYMVNSQSIQQQQHNQSSLGFLPSNPSLDKLSFADVMQFADFGPKLALNQTKVLEQDVGIDDPVYFLKFPVLNEKKNDNDNDDDHEEGLMISGGKEKGENNNNIVEKNQEGKSNNKRKRPRIKTSEEVESQRMTHIAVERNRRKQMNEHLRVLRSLMPGSYVQRGDQASIIGGAIEFVRELEQLLQCLESQKRRRIYGDTPTRPLGDSSTPPSMPMNQNPNAINPHHHQSPILFPLPNEYNIEDEIQEEVAESKSCLADVEVKLLGFDAMIKILSRRRPGQLIKAIAALEDMQLSILHTNITTIEQTVLYSFNVKISGETRYTADDIANSIQQIFSFIHAEIAPYDIN, from the exons atggagaaagaagaaaattgcCAG GCTAATACTTTGCCTACATCTTTTCAAATGGCAATTATTGGTGAATCTTCatcaaataatactaataatcaAATGGTTGATTATATGGTAAATTCACAATctatacaacaacaacaacataaccaGAGTTCGTTAGGGTTTTTACCCTCGAACCCTTCTCTAGACAAGTTGAGCTTTGCTGATGTGATGCAATTCGCGGATTTTGGGCCTAAATTAGCCTTAAATCAAACCAAGGTATTGGAACAAGATGTTGGGATCGATGATCCTGTGTACTTCCTCAAGTTTCCCGTTTTGAACGAGAAGAagaatgataatgataatgatgatgatcacGAAGAAGGCTTAATGATAAGTGGTGGAAAAGAAAAaggtgaaaataataataatattgttgaaaaaaatcaagaagGGAAGAGTAATAATAAGAGAAAGAGGCCAAGAATTAAGACAAGTGAGGAAGTTGAGAGCCAAAGAATGACACATATTGCTGTGGAAAGGAATAGAAGGAAGCAAATGAATGAACATCTTCGTGTATTGAGGTCTCTCATGCCTGGCTCCTATGTTCAAAGG GGAGATCAAGCATCTATTATTGGTGGAGCAATTGAATTTGTTAGAGAATTGGAACAACTCTTACAATGCCTTGAAtcacaaaaaagaagaagaatctatGGAGATACTCCAACAAGACCATTAGGAGATTCATCAACACCACCATCAATGCCAATGAATCAAAACCCTAATGCTATaaatcctcatcatcatcaatcaCCAATACTATTTCCTCTTCCAAATGAGTATAATATTGAAGATGAAATTCAAGAAGAAGTAGCTGAGAGTAAGTCTTGTTTGGCTGATGTTGAAGTGAAACTTTTAGGGTTTGATGCAATGATCAAGATCCTATCAAGAAGAAGACCAGGACAACTCATAAAGGCAATTGCTGCATTGGAAGATATGCAACTTAGTATTCTTCATACAAATATTACAACCATTGAACAAACTGTTCTCTACTCATTCAATGTCAAG aTTTCTGGTGAAACTAGATACACAGCTGATGATATAGCAAACTCAATCCAACAGATATTTAGTTTCATTCATGCTGAAATAGCCCCATATGATATCAACTAG
- the LOC107020690 gene encoding 60S ribosomal protein L13a-4-like produces MVSGSGISARRIVVDARHHMLGRLSSILAKELLNGQRVVVVRCEEICLSGGLVRQKMKYLRFLRKRMNTKPSHGPIHFRAPSKILWRTIRGMIPHKTKRGAAALARLKVYEGVPPPYDKIKRMVIPDALKVLRLQSGHKYCLLGKLSSEVGWNHYDTIKELENKRKERAQVAYERRKQLAKLRVKAEKAAEEKLGPQLAVIEPIKY; encoded by the exons ATGGTGTCCGGTTCAGGGATCTCCGCAAGGAGGATAGTGGTTGATGCTCGTCACCATATGCTTGGTAGGCTCTCATCAATTTTGGCTAAGGAATTGCTTAATGGACAGAGAGTTGTTGTTGTTAGGTGTGAAGAGATTTGTCTTTCTGGTGGACTTGTTCGTCAGAAAATGAAGTATCTTAGGTTCCTTCGTAAGAGGATGAATACTAAGCCTTCTCATGGACCTATTCACTTCCGTGCTCCATCGAAGATCCTCTGGAGGACCATCCGTGG GATGATTCCCCACAAAACTAAGCGTGGAGCAGCTGCCCTTGCTCGCTTGAAGGTTTACGAGGGTGTTCCACCTCCATATGACAAAATCAAGAGGATGGTCATCCCTGATGCTCTCAA GGTGTTGAGACTCCAATCAGGACATAAATACTGTCTCTTGGGTAAGCTTTCATCAGAGGTTGGATGGAACCACTATGACACTATCAAG GAGCTTGAGAACAAGAGAAAGGAGAGAGCTCAGGTAGCATACGAGAGGAGAAAGCAGTTGGCCAAACTCAGGGTTAAGGCCGAGAAGGCTGCTGAGGAGAAGCTCGGTCCTCAACTTGCAGTTATTGAACCTATCAAGTATTAG